From the Megalops cyprinoides isolate fMegCyp1 chromosome 21, fMegCyp1.pri, whole genome shotgun sequence genome, one window contains:
- the cnot3b gene encoding CCR4-NOT transcription complex subunit 3b, producing the protein MADKRKLQGEIDRCLKKVAEGVEQFEDIWQKLHNAANANQKEKYEADLKKEIKKLQRLRDQIKTWVASNEIKDKRQLVENRKLIETQMERFKIVERETKTKAYSKEGLGLAQKVDPAQREKEEVGQWLTNTIDTLNMQVDQFESEVESLSVQTRKKKGDKEKQDRIEELKRFIEKHRYHIRMLETILRMLDNDSVQVDSIRKIKDDVEYYLDSSQDPDFEENEFLYDDLDLEDIPQALVATSPPGHSHMEDEIFHHSSSTPTSTTSSSPIPPSPATCTTENSEDDKKRGRSTDSEVSQSPVKNGNPSSSLSSSSSSSSSSSSSSGASSSSLVSMATITGGSGAITGGNSLLGSIGGLLPNSGSYSTATQQQQQQSQQQQSQQQNQQQHQSQAKNSVNSGAPSNTNTSPSSLLLLPTSVASSPPNTSTPGLLATNSQPQGTSGPTAASSLGLGLGLGLSKGSVTGVSGANQIPGLGLSGMPASLNTMAGLLSSSTPAPYAQAAASGAVGSGLGGSIVGGTSSSSGVGTGNSSNGSGVSAGLLGSGSGVGGGSGGILGLGSGQTAVQGPPQMAPSPVGGLAPGSAVGAIGGNGGNSGAGGGGGVGAGGGSGGLPRPPSGQKQNGSTSYSAVVADSTPDSALSSASQSQNSQPSSLGPAANPPKETGSSLLGSMTLPPSSPSPSYSESKPGGGSLLNGPHSYTQASEGIKAPEPLSSLKSMAERAALGSGLEGEIPALHLSDRDIFPASSAPPGPPTAPQPSLSEVSIPPSLGVCPLGPVPLSKEQMYQQAMQESAWTHMPHPSDSERIRQYLMRNPCPTLPFHHQVPPPHSDSVEFYQRLSTETLFFIFYYLEGTKAQYLAAKALKKQSWRFHTKYMMWFQRHEEPKTITDEFEQGTYIYFDYEKWGQRKKEGFTFEYRYLEDRDLQ; encoded by the exons CAAATGGAGCGGTTTAAGATAGTAGAGCGGGAGACAAAGACGAAGGCCTACTCCAAGGAGGGACTGGGCCTTGCGCAGAAGGTGGACCCTGctcagagggagaaggaggaggttGGACAGTGGCTGACG AATACGATAGACACTCTAAACATGCAGGTGGACCAGTTTGAAAGCGAGGtggagtctctctctgtccagacTCGTAAGAAGAAAGGGGACAAAGAG AAGCAGGACCGAATAGAGGAGCTCAAGCGTTTCATAGAAAAGCACAGGTACCACATCCGCATGCTTGAGACCATTCTGCGTATGCTGGACAACGACTCGGTGCAGGTGGACTCGATCCGGAAGATCAAGGACGATGTGGAGTACTACCTCGACTCTTCACAGGACCCGGACTTTGAGGAGAATGAGTTCCTTTATGACGACCTGGACCTTGAAGATATCC CCCAAGCACTGGTGGCTACATCTCCACCTGGTCACTCTCACATGGAGGATGAGATCTTCCATCACTCCAGCagcacccccacctccaccacctcctcctctcccataCCTCCATCACCTGCCACTTGCACTACG GAGAACTCAGAGGATGACAAGAAAAGGGGACGCTCCACAGACAGTGAAGTCAGTCAG TCACCAGTAAAGAATGGCAATCCCTCTTCGTCAttgtcctcctcttcctcatcctcctcctcttcgtcaTCCTCTTCCGGAGCCTCCTCGTCCTCGCTGGTGTCCATGGCTACCATCACAGGTGGCAGTGGGGCAATCACAGGGGGCAACAGCCTCCTCGGCAGCATAGGGGGGCTCCTTCCCAACTCTGGCAGCTACAGCACAGCGactcaacaacaacagcaacaatctCAGCAGCAACaatcacagcagcagaaccaacagcagcatcaatcccaagccaaaaactctgtgAATTCTGGGGCACCCTCCAACACCAACACCAGCCCGTCGagcctcctcctgctccccacATCTGTCGCTTCCTCACCTCCCAATACTAGCACACCCGGTCTTCTTGCCACAAACTCCCAACCTCAGGGTACTTCAGGGCCAACCGCTGCCTCGTCCTTGGGGCTTGGACTGGGGTTAGGCCTCAGCAAAGGTAGCGTGACAGGGGTTAGTGGTGCCAATCAAATTCCTGGCCTGGGTCTGTCTGGGATGCCGGCATCCCTCAACACCATGGCTGGGCTCTTGtcaagctccacccctgctcCTTATGCCCAGGCAGCAGCTTCAGGGGCAGTTGGAAGTGGGCTAGGAGGGTCTATTGTGGGTGGCACTTCTAGCTCTAGTGGGGTAGGAACAGGGAACAGTAGCAACGGAAGTGGTGTGTCTGCCGGTTTGTTAGGCTCTGGTAGTGGAGTCGGTGGTGGCAGCGGTGGGATTTTGGGTCTAGGCAGCGGGCAGACCGCAGTTCAGGGCCCGCCTCAGATGGCCCCTAGTCCAGTTGGCGGACTGGCTCCTGGAAGTGCTGTTGGAGCCATAGGGGGTAATGGAGGGAATTCGggtgcaggtggaggtgggggagttggtgcaggaggaggaagtggaggactTCCCAGGCCGCCCAGTGGACAGAAGCAGAATGGCAGTACCA GTTACAGTGCTGTAGTAGCAGATAGCACACCAGATTCCGCCCTCAGTAGTGCCAGCCAATCGCAAAACAGCCAACCCTCTTCCTTGGGGCCTGCAGCCAATCCCCC TAAGGAGACTGGCTCCAGCCTCTTGGGCTCAATGACCCTGCCCCCCAGCTCGCCCTCCCCATCCTACAGTGAAAGCAAGCCAGGAGGCGGGAGTCTGCTGAACGGgcctcactcatacacacaggccTCGGAAGGCATCAAG GCACCAGAGCCCCTCAGCTCTCTGAAGTCCATGGCAGAGAGAGCCGCCCTGGGCTCAGGACTGGAGGGCGAGATACCAGCGCTGCACCTGTCAGACAGGG ACATCTTCCCTGCATCATCTGCCCCACCTGGGCCTCCCACAGCACCCCAGCCTTCTCTGTCTGAGGTCAGCATCCCTCCCTCGCTGGGGGTATGTCCCCTCGGGCCCGTCCCCCTGTCCAAAGAGCAGATGTATCAACAGGCCATGCAGGAGTCAGCCTGGACGCACATGCCCCACCCTTCTGACTCAGAGAGAATAAG GCAGTACTTGATGAGGAATCCGTGCCCCACCTTGCCTTTCCACCACCAGGTGCCCCCTCCTCACTCCGACTCTGTGGAGTTCTACCAGAGACTGTCTACTGAGACCCTCTTCTTCATATTCTACTATCTAGAG GGCACTAAGGCACAGTATCTTGCAGCAAAGGCACTGAAGAAGCAATCATGGCGATTCCACACAAAGTACATGATGTGGTTCCAGAGGCATGAGGAGCCCAAGACCATCACAGATGAATTTGAACAG GGGACATACATTTACTTTGATTATGAGAAATGGGGCCAGAGGAAGAAGGAAGGATTCACATTTGAGTACAGGTACCTTGAAGATAGAGATCTCCAGTGA